From Streptomyces fungicidicus, one genomic window encodes:
- a CDS encoding ABC transporter transmembrane domain-containing protein: MIDAYGDPGTPDCRGGARYLWWLVRRQPGRCAAGAVFGSVWMVLLAATPYAMSRAVDDGLEPGDMGALALWTGALFVVNGFNSWLSIMRHRTMTRVRMDANFRTVKVVVGHTVRLGASLERRTGAGEVVTIGVGDVQMIAQSLTAVGPGIGAVVAYAVVAGLLLSVSPVLAVVVLLGVPVIGLVVGPLAGRLRGTETEYRERQSVLTARIGDLAGGLRVLSGLGGKSLVSDAFRRDSGRLREQGYRVGAVTSWIQALTVGLPALFLAVVTWIAARLAAQGEITVGELVSVYGYVTVLVWPVMFLIECGYQLSRGVVAGRRVAALLRLEPPADAATADPPAEPSALYDPESGARILPGRLTALTSARPADALAVVDRLGRYTPSEATWGGVRLDEIGLARVRERILVADPEADLFAGPLREVVAGRADASDEDVLRALHAAAADDIVQGLPDGLASTVSAQGRSLSGGQRQRVRLARALLADPEVLLAVEPTSALDAHTEATAADRLRAVRKGRTTVLATGSPLVLDRADQVLYLVDGKVVASGGHRELLDSEPGYRELVARDAGERADEEVPG; the protein is encoded by the coding sequence GTGATCGACGCGTACGGGGATCCCGGCACGCCGGACTGCCGGGGCGGGGCCCGCTATCTGTGGTGGCTGGTGCGGCGGCAGCCGGGGCGGTGCGCGGCGGGAGCCGTGTTCGGCAGTGTGTGGATGGTGCTGCTGGCGGCGACGCCGTACGCGATGTCGCGCGCCGTGGACGACGGGCTGGAGCCGGGGGACATGGGGGCGCTGGCGCTGTGGACCGGCGCGCTGTTCGTGGTGAACGGGTTCAACTCGTGGCTGAGCATCATGCGGCACCGCACGATGACGCGGGTGCGGATGGACGCCAACTTCCGGACCGTCAAGGTGGTCGTGGGGCACACGGTGCGGCTCGGCGCCTCGCTGGAGCGGCGGACCGGGGCCGGGGAGGTCGTCACCATCGGGGTGGGCGACGTGCAGATGATCGCCCAGTCGCTCACCGCCGTCGGACCCGGGATCGGCGCGGTCGTGGCGTACGCGGTGGTGGCGGGGCTGCTGCTGTCGGTGTCGCCGGTGCTGGCGGTGGTGGTGCTGCTCGGGGTGCCGGTGATCGGGCTGGTGGTGGGGCCGCTGGCGGGGCGGCTGCGGGGCACGGAGACGGAGTACCGGGAGCGGCAGAGCGTGCTGACGGCGCGGATCGGTGATCTCGCGGGCGGGCTGCGGGTGCTGAGCGGGCTGGGCGGGAAGAGCCTGGTCTCGGACGCGTTCCGCCGGGACTCGGGGCGGCTGCGGGAGCAGGGCTACCGGGTCGGGGCGGTGACCAGCTGGATCCAGGCCCTCACCGTGGGGCTGCCGGCGCTGTTCCTCGCCGTGGTGACCTGGATCGCGGCCCGGCTGGCCGCGCAGGGCGAGATCACGGTGGGCGAACTGGTCTCGGTGTACGGCTATGTGACCGTCCTGGTGTGGCCGGTGATGTTCCTCATCGAGTGCGGCTACCAGCTGAGCCGGGGCGTGGTGGCCGGCCGCCGGGTGGCGGCGCTGCTGCGGCTGGAGCCGCCGGCCGACGCGGCCACCGCCGATCCGCCGGCCGAGCCGTCCGCGCTGTACGACCCCGAGTCGGGGGCGCGCATCCTGCCGGGCCGGCTGACCGCGCTCACCTCCGCGCGCCCCGCCGACGCGCTCGCCGTGGTGGACCGCCTCGGCCGGTACACGCCGTCGGAGGCGACCTGGGGCGGGGTGCGGCTGGACGAGATCGGGCTCGCGCGGGTGCGGGAGCGGATCCTGGTCGCCGACCCGGAGGCCGATCTGTTCGCCGGCCCGCTGCGGGAGGTGGTGGCCGGGCGCGCGGACGCGTCCGACGAGGACGTGCTGCGGGCGCTGCACGCGGCCGCCGCCGACGACATCGTCCAGGGGCTGCCCGACGGGCTCGCCTCGACGGTGTCCGCGCAGGGACGCAGCCTCTCCGGCGGTCAGCGGCAACGGGTCCGGCTGGCACGGGCGTTGCTGGCCGATCCGGAGGTGCTGCTGGCCGTCGAGCCGACCTCGGCGCTCGACGCGCACACCGAGGCCACGGCCGCCGACCGGCTGCGCGCGGTCAGGAAGGGGCGTACGACGGTGCTGGCGACCGGTTCGCCGCTGGTGCTCGACCGGGCCGACCAGGTGCTCTACCTGGTCGACGGCAAGGTGGTGGCGAGCGGCGGCCATCGTGAACTGCTCGACAGTGAGCCCGGATACCGGGAGCTGGTGGCAAGGGACGCCGGCGAGCGTGCCGATGAGGAGGTTCCGGGATGA
- a CDS encoding response regulator has product MTHDAVTEDAVITLLVVDDHPVVRDGLRGMFDTAPGFRVLGEAADGVGALERAAVLDPDVILMDLRMPGGGGVDAIRELTRRGARARVLVLTTYDTDSDTIPAIEAGATGYLLKDAPREELFTAVRAAARGRTVLSPAVASRLVSAVRTPRAPGSEPLSAREREVLALVARGTSNREIARELFISEATVKTHLTHVYAKLGVNDRAAAVAVAYDRGILG; this is encoded by the coding sequence ATGACCCATGACGCCGTGACCGAGGACGCAGTGATCACGCTCCTCGTCGTCGACGACCACCCCGTCGTACGCGACGGTCTGCGCGGCATGTTCGACACCGCGCCCGGATTCCGCGTCCTCGGCGAGGCGGCCGACGGCGTCGGGGCATTGGAACGGGCCGCCGTCCTCGACCCCGACGTGATCCTGATGGACCTGCGGATGCCGGGCGGGGGCGGTGTCGACGCCATCCGGGAACTGACCCGCCGGGGCGCCCGCGCCAGGGTGCTGGTGCTGACCACGTACGACACCGACTCCGACACGATCCCCGCGATCGAGGCGGGCGCGACCGGCTACCTCCTCAAGGACGCGCCCCGCGAGGAGCTGTTCACCGCGGTCCGCGCGGCGGCGCGGGGCCGTACCGTGCTCTCCCCGGCCGTCGCCTCCCGCCTGGTCTCCGCCGTCCGCACCCCCAGGGCGCCCGGCAGCGAACCCCTCTCCGCCCGCGAGCGCGAGGTGCTGGCCCTGGTCGCCCGGGGCACCTCCAACCGGGAGATCGCCCGCGAGCTGTTCATCAGCGAGGCGACCGTGAAGACCCACCTCACCCACGTGTACGCCAAGCTCGGCGTCAACGACCGCGCGGCGGCGGTGGCGGTCGCGTACGACCGGGGCATCCTCGGCTGA
- a CDS encoding ABC transporter ATP-binding protein — MSVIDVTDLRKSYGDRAAVDGVAFTVEEGEIFGILGPNGAGKTTTVECVEGLRVPDSGRVRVAGLDPVADHQEVARLLGAQLQQSELQPKLTVREALELYASFYPRPADWRPLAERLGLAPKLTTRFAKLSGGQKQRLFIALALIGDPRVVVLDELTTGLDPRARRDTWELIEDIRAGGVTVLLVTHFMEEAQRLCDRVAVIDRGRVAALDTPAGLIRRSAGATVIGFTPSAPLDDAELAALPGLASVRRQDGRLTLSGTDETVDAVLTLLARTRVTAHQLRVTDATLDDAFLDLTETTA, encoded by the coding sequence ATGTCCGTCATCGACGTCACCGACCTGCGCAAGTCCTACGGAGACCGTGCGGCCGTCGACGGTGTCGCCTTCACCGTCGAGGAGGGCGAGATCTTCGGGATCCTCGGCCCGAACGGCGCGGGCAAGACCACCACCGTGGAGTGCGTCGAGGGCCTGCGCGTCCCCGACTCCGGACGGGTGCGCGTGGCGGGCCTCGACCCGGTCGCCGACCACCAGGAGGTCGCCCGCCTCCTCGGCGCCCAGCTCCAGCAGAGCGAACTCCAGCCCAAACTCACCGTCCGTGAGGCCCTGGAGCTGTACGCCTCCTTCTACCCGCGCCCCGCCGACTGGCGCCCGCTGGCCGAACGGCTCGGCCTGGCACCGAAACTGACCACCCGGTTCGCCAAGCTGTCCGGTGGCCAGAAGCAGCGCCTGTTCATCGCGCTCGCCCTGATCGGCGACCCGCGCGTGGTGGTGCTGGACGAGCTGACCACCGGCCTCGATCCCCGCGCCCGGCGCGACACCTGGGAGCTCATCGAGGACATCCGGGCGGGCGGCGTCACCGTCCTCCTCGTCACCCACTTCATGGAGGAGGCACAGCGGCTGTGCGACCGGGTCGCGGTCATCGACCGGGGCCGGGTCGCCGCGCTGGACACCCCGGCCGGGCTGATCCGCCGCTCCGCGGGCGCCACCGTCATCGGCTTCACCCCGTCCGCCCCGCTGGACGACGCGGAGCTGGCCGCGCTGCCCGGACTGGCGTCGGTGCGCAGGCAGGACGGCCGGCTCACCCTGTCCGGCACCGACGAGACGGTCGACGCCGTCCTCACCCTCCTCGCCCGCACCCGCGTCACCGCCCACCAGCTCCGCGTCACCGACGCCACCCTGGACGACGCCTTCCTGGACCTCACGGAGACCACGGCATGA
- a CDS encoding ABC transporter ATP-binding protein, with product MPTTPSPPEARSAVRTLLRLWPFVRPVRARLFTAAFIAVLASCIGLVIPLVLKWMVDGPIADRDPAGVWLGALYLLLLGLAEALLFGFRRWLVARPLSHVEAEMRAELYRHLQRLPVAFHDRWPSGQLLSRATTDLMLLRMFLAFPLTFLLVNGVTILVGVIIMLVQDWTLGLVILVPAVPVMITCVVFEKRYSRAARLAQDQVGDLTTVVEEGVLGIRIIKGFGRHRSQARAFRELSGKLRGTELHKARLLATILGVIVTLPELAIGAALVLGAVQVADGTLSAGTLVAFLSTALALRWPVDSIGFLLAMSQEAATATERYFEVLDAPRESKDSLAAGSRDAGDGGDVGGLAFRGVSFRYPDAPSDSPPVLDRIDLHIRPGESLALVGATGSGKTTLTALVPRLHEVSSGRITLDGTDITAMSREELRARVAVAFEEPTLFSASVGENVLMGGGAAGDGDLERALGVAQADFAYALPRGVDTQVGEQGLSLSGGQRQRLALARAVVGRPDFLVLDDPLSALDVHTEAAVEAALRRVLADTTALIVAHRPSTVLLADRVALLSGGRITAVGTHHELLHTNPEYAHLMSGDPAGEQEDQR from the coding sequence ATGCCCACTACACCTTCTCCCCCGGAAGCCCGCTCCGCCGTGCGCACGCTGCTGCGGCTGTGGCCGTTCGTGCGGCCCGTGCGGGCGCGGTTGTTCACCGCCGCGTTCATCGCCGTCCTCGCCTCCTGCATCGGGCTGGTGATCCCGCTCGTCCTGAAGTGGATGGTGGACGGGCCGATCGCCGACCGGGATCCGGCGGGGGTGTGGCTCGGCGCGCTGTACCTGCTGCTGCTCGGACTGGCGGAGGCGCTGCTGTTCGGGTTCCGGCGGTGGCTGGTGGCGCGTCCGCTGTCGCACGTCGAGGCGGAGATGCGGGCGGAGCTGTACCGGCACCTGCAGCGGCTACCGGTCGCCTTCCACGACCGGTGGCCGTCGGGGCAGTTGCTGTCGCGGGCCACCACGGATCTGATGCTGCTGCGCATGTTCCTTGCCTTTCCGCTGACGTTCCTGCTGGTCAACGGGGTCACGATCCTCGTCGGCGTGATCATCATGCTGGTGCAGGACTGGACGCTGGGGCTGGTCATCCTGGTGCCCGCCGTGCCGGTGATGATCACGTGCGTCGTCTTCGAGAAGCGGTACTCGCGGGCGGCCCGGCTGGCCCAGGACCAGGTGGGTGACCTGACGACGGTCGTCGAGGAGGGCGTGCTCGGCATCCGGATCATCAAGGGGTTCGGGCGGCACCGGAGTCAGGCGCGGGCGTTCCGGGAGCTGTCGGGGAAGCTGCGGGGGACGGAGCTCCACAAGGCGCGGCTGCTGGCGACGATCCTGGGCGTCATCGTGACGCTGCCGGAACTCGCCATCGGGGCGGCGCTGGTGCTGGGCGCGGTGCAGGTGGCGGACGGGACGCTGTCCGCGGGAACCCTGGTGGCCTTCCTGTCCACGGCGCTGGCGCTGCGCTGGCCGGTCGACTCGATCGGCTTCCTGCTGGCGATGAGCCAGGAAGCGGCAACGGCCACAGAACGCTACTTCGAGGTACTGGACGCCCCCCGGGAATCCAAGGATTCCCTGGCTGCGGGGAGTCGGGACGCCGGAGACGGCGGAGACGTGGGCGGGCTCGCCTTCCGGGGTGTCAGCTTCCGCTACCCCGACGCCCCCTCCGACTCCCCGCCCGTGCTCGACCGGATCGACCTCCACATCCGCCCCGGCGAGTCCCTGGCCCTCGTCGGGGCCACCGGCAGCGGCAAGACCACGCTCACCGCACTCGTCCCGCGACTGCACGAGGTGTCGTCCGGGCGGATCACGCTCGACGGGACGGACATCACCGCCATGTCCCGCGAGGAGCTGCGCGCCCGCGTCGCCGTCGCCTTCGAGGAACCCACCCTGTTCTCGGCCAGCGTCGGCGAGAACGTGCTGATGGGAGGCGGCGCGGCCGGCGACGGGGACCTGGAGCGCGCCCTGGGCGTCGCACAGGCCGACTTCGCGTACGCGCTGCCGCGGGGCGTGGACACCCAGGTCGGCGAGCAGGGACTCAGCCTCTCCGGCGGGCAGCGGCAGCGGCTCGCGCTGGCCAGGGCGGTGGTCGGGCGGCCCGACTTCCTGGTGCTCGACGATCCGCTGTCCGCGCTCGACGTGCACACCGAGGCCGCCGTCGAGGCCGCCCTGCGCCGGGTGCTCGCCGACACCACGGCCCTCATCGTGGCCCACCGGCCCTCCACGGTCCTGCTCGCCGACCGTGTCGCCCTGCTGTCCGGCGGCCGGATCACCGCGGTCGGCACCCACCACGAACTGCTGCACACCAACCCCGAGTACGCGCACCTGATGTCCGGCGACCCGGCGGGGGAACAGGAGGACCAGCGATGA
- a CDS encoding ABC transporter permease: protein MSTGILDTAVLRTEIRLFRREPGAVFWILLFPPLLLVILGSIPSFREPDPSFGGIRPVDAYVPVTVLLGLILGGLQGMPGTLTGYRERGILRRMSTTPVRPAALLTAQMLVFGGAALFAALIALAAGRLAFGVPLPRQPFGYLLALLTAVLASLALGALVSALSRTTKIAGAIGSAAMFPAMFCAGVWLPVRAMPDVLARIVGFTPFGAAAQALDEAAAGGRPDVTHLVVMLAWTVLLGAAAARWFRWE from the coding sequence ATGAGCACCGGCATCCTCGACACCGCCGTACTGCGAACGGAGATCCGGCTCTTCCGGCGCGAACCCGGCGCCGTCTTCTGGATCCTGCTCTTCCCGCCCCTGCTGCTGGTGATCCTCGGCTCCATCCCGTCCTTCCGCGAACCCGACCCGTCCTTCGGCGGCATCCGCCCGGTCGACGCCTATGTGCCGGTGACCGTGCTGCTCGGGCTGATCCTCGGCGGGCTGCAAGGCATGCCGGGGACCCTCACCGGCTACCGCGAACGCGGCATCCTGCGCCGTATGTCCACCACACCGGTACGGCCCGCGGCCCTGCTGACCGCGCAGATGCTGGTGTTCGGCGGGGCCGCCCTGTTCGCGGCCCTCATCGCGCTCGCGGCCGGCCGGCTCGCCTTCGGCGTCCCCCTTCCGCGGCAGCCGTTCGGCTACCTCCTCGCGCTGCTGACGGCCGTGCTCGCCTCCCTCGCCCTGGGCGCCCTGGTGTCCGCCCTGTCCCGTACGACGAAGATCGCCGGCGCGATCGGATCGGCCGCGATGTTCCCAGCGATGTTCTGCGCGGGAGTGTGGCTGCCGGTGCGGGCCATGCCGGACGTGCTCGCCCGGATCGTCGGCTTCACGCCGTTCGGCGCCGCCGCGCAGGCCCTCGACGAGGCCGCCGCCGGCGGCCGGCCGGACGTGACGCACCTGGTCGTGATGCTCGCCTGGACGGTCCTGCTCGGCGCGGCGGCCGCGCGCTGGTTCCGCTGGGAATGA
- a CDS encoding sensor histidine kinase, translated as MTTGVAHTDGMRDVTTLDERWAVFHRWGPYALLAMASAVSLAAADALGMTGGERRASVVLIAAALLLQLWWNRAARTRPGPSPAGACYYAVRWALGFALTWLNPLFAFYAAIGYFGAEHLLPRRLHLPALFATAVTLAGSQSGGLPPNGPTGWALFGAILAVNAVLVALFGHFAALEEARSRARVETITELERTNTALQQALDENAALHSQLLVQAREAGIADERRRLAAEIHDTLAQGLTGIIAQLQVAANTPEPAVAHVHMDRALALARHSLGEARRSVHNLAPVALADEGLPEALRETVTEWSERTGVRAGFTVTGATEPLHDEVAATLLRIAQEALSNAARHARAGRAGVTLSYMGDEVTLDIRDDGRGFDPLAARERARTRAGGFGLDGMRARAERVAGALTVESEPGQGTAVSARVPLVRHDP; from the coding sequence ATGACCACGGGCGTGGCCCACACTGACGGGATGCGGGACGTGACGACGCTGGACGAGCGGTGGGCGGTGTTCCACCGCTGGGGGCCGTACGCCCTGCTGGCCATGGCCTCGGCGGTCTCCCTGGCGGCCGCCGACGCGCTCGGCATGACCGGCGGTGAGCGGCGGGCGAGCGTCGTTCTGATCGCCGCCGCCCTGCTGCTCCAGCTCTGGTGGAACCGGGCCGCCCGCACCCGCCCGGGCCCCTCCCCGGCGGGCGCCTGCTACTACGCCGTCCGCTGGGCCCTCGGCTTCGCCCTCACCTGGCTGAACCCGCTGTTCGCCTTCTACGCGGCCATCGGCTACTTCGGCGCCGAGCACCTGCTGCCCCGACGCCTGCACCTGCCCGCCCTGTTCGCCACCGCCGTGACGCTCGCCGGCTCCCAGTCGGGCGGACTGCCGCCGAACGGGCCGACGGGCTGGGCGCTCTTCGGCGCGATCCTCGCCGTCAACGCCGTACTGGTCGCCCTCTTCGGCCACTTCGCCGCGCTGGAGGAGGCCCGCTCCCGCGCCCGTGTCGAGACCATCACCGAACTGGAGCGCACCAACACCGCGTTGCAGCAGGCCCTCGACGAGAACGCGGCCCTGCACAGCCAACTCCTCGTCCAGGCACGGGAGGCCGGGATCGCCGACGAGCGACGGCGGCTGGCCGCCGAGATCCACGACACCCTCGCCCAGGGACTCACCGGCATCATCGCCCAGCTCCAGGTGGCGGCGAACACCCCCGAACCCGCCGTCGCCCACGTGCACATGGACCGGGCCCTCGCCCTGGCCCGGCACAGCCTCGGCGAGGCCCGCCGCTCCGTGCACAACCTGGCCCCGGTCGCCCTGGCCGACGAAGGGCTGCCCGAGGCGCTGCGGGAGACCGTCACGGAGTGGTCCGAACGCACCGGGGTACGCGCCGGGTTCACGGTCACCGGCGCCACCGAGCCGCTGCACGACGAGGTGGCGGCCACCCTGCTGCGCATCGCCCAGGAGGCACTGTCCAACGCGGCCCGCCACGCCCGTGCCGGCCGGGCCGGCGTCACCCTGTCGTACATGGGCGACGAGGTCACCCTCGACATCCGCGACGACGGACGGGGCTTCGACCCGCTCGCCGCCCGGGAACGCGCCCGCACCCGCGCCGGCGGGTTCGGCCTCGACGGCATGCGGGCCCGCGCCGAGCGCGTCGCCGGGGCGCTCACGGTCGAGTCGGAACCCGGCCAGGGAACCGCCGTATCGGCTCGCGTACCGTTGGTCCGCCATGACCCATGA
- a CDS encoding alpha/beta fold hydrolase, whose product MFFETYDGTRLAYEEHGEGEPLLFVASWALNGDMWEYQIPYFVERGYRCVTLDRRGHGRSERPSEGYDLDASADDIAALLDHLGLRDVTMIGHSVGGAEVARYLARHGRERVARVAFVSAVLPFLLLTDDNPEGAPEAALEATLHAFRTDRPKWFADRAQPWFATHLGNDVSPALIDWTMGQCLSTAPWALARLFEAAFRYDHREALAALDVPALVVHGAADASARIERTGRRTAALVPGAELREYPDAGHGLFITHRDRFNADLLKFLKR is encoded by the coding sequence GTGTTCTTCGAGACCTACGACGGCACACGGCTCGCCTACGAGGAGCACGGCGAGGGCGAGCCCCTGCTGTTCGTCGCCAGTTGGGCGCTGAACGGCGACATGTGGGAGTACCAGATCCCGTACTTCGTCGAGCGGGGCTACCGCTGCGTCACCCTGGACCGGCGCGGCCACGGCCGCTCCGAGCGCCCCTCCGAGGGTTACGACCTCGACGCCTCCGCCGACGACATCGCCGCGCTGCTCGACCACCTCGGCCTGCGGGACGTGACGATGATCGGCCACTCGGTCGGCGGCGCCGAGGTGGCGAGGTACCTCGCCCGGCACGGAAGGGAGCGGGTGGCCCGGGTGGCCTTCGTCTCCGCCGTCCTGCCGTTCCTGCTGCTCACCGACGACAACCCGGAGGGAGCGCCGGAGGCCGCGCTGGAGGCGACGCTGCACGCCTTCCGCACCGACCGGCCCAAGTGGTTCGCCGACCGGGCCCAGCCCTGGTTCGCCACCCACCTCGGCAACGACGTCTCGCCCGCGCTGATCGACTGGACCATGGGGCAGTGCCTGTCCACCGCGCCCTGGGCCCTCGCGCGGCTCTTCGAGGCGGCGTTCCGGTACGACCACCGCGAGGCGCTGGCCGCCCTCGACGTGCCCGCCCTCGTCGTGCACGGCGCCGCCGACGCCTCCGCCCGGATCGAGCGCACCGGCCGGCGCACCGCCGCACTGGTGCCGGGCGCGGAGCTGCGCGAGTACCCCGACGCGGGCCACGGCCTGTTCATCACCCACCGGGACCGGTTCAACGCGGACCTGCTGAAGTTCCTCAAGCGCTGA
- a CDS encoding ABC transporter ATP-binding protein: MTAATTAPVRDEDEDDGRTPAGGDPFDRDQLPAPPGATGVLLRSLLSPLRGRVAVTALLLLLQQAAVQAGPLLVAYAIDRAVPAFRGNDHGPLIAVAVGYLLCAVAAGALQYGFVTASARVSQDVLLDLRGRIFRHAQALSVDFHERYTSGRLISRSTTDVESLRELLEEGLQELVMVVLSAVYISVLLLWLDLGLGAVAVASFVPLYLLVRSYQRRAGRVYRKRSTAIASVIVKFVETMNGIRPVRAFRREAANDADFAVLNRRHERSNGDALLEMARYVVGSRITANTTVALIVLWGAQRVADDTLELGVLAAAVLYLRRLYDPIDRLGMFLNSYQSAAASLEKIAGLLAQTPSVPEPASPRELPERRTGLPGREVVFDDVRFAYRTGGEVLPRFGLTLPAGQTVAVVGSTGAGKSTLAKLLARFYDPTDGRVLLDGLDLRDLTGPALRREVVMVTQEAFLFSGTVAENISIGRPDATRAEVEQAAKEIGAHDFIAALPDGYDTDVRKRGGRISAGQRQLVSFARALLADPAVLILDEATSSLDIPGERAVQRAMATVLKGRTAVVIAHRLSTVEIADRVLVMEHGRVVEDGSPAELIAGTGRFADLHRAWRDSLA, encoded by the coding sequence ATGACGGCGGCCACCACCGCACCCGTCCGGGACGAGGACGAGGACGACGGCCGGACACCGGCGGGCGGCGACCCGTTCGACCGGGACCAGCTGCCCGCTCCCCCGGGAGCCACCGGCGTACTCCTGCGTTCGCTGCTGTCGCCCCTGCGGGGCAGGGTCGCCGTGACCGCGCTGTTGCTGCTGCTCCAGCAGGCCGCGGTGCAGGCCGGCCCGCTGCTGGTGGCGTACGCCATCGACCGTGCCGTGCCCGCGTTCCGCGGGAACGACCACGGGCCGCTGATCGCGGTCGCGGTGGGCTATCTGCTGTGCGCGGTGGCGGCCGGCGCCCTGCAGTACGGCTTCGTCACCGCCTCCGCCCGGGTCAGCCAGGACGTGCTGCTCGATCTGCGCGGCCGTATCTTCCGCCACGCGCAGGCGCTGAGCGTCGACTTCCACGAGCGCTACACCTCCGGGCGGCTCATCTCCCGCTCCACCACCGACGTCGAGTCGCTGCGGGAGCTGCTGGAGGAGGGGCTGCAGGAACTCGTCATGGTCGTCCTGTCGGCCGTCTACATCTCGGTGCTGCTGCTCTGGCTGGACCTGGGGCTGGGTGCCGTGGCGGTGGCGTCGTTCGTGCCGCTGTACCTGCTCGTACGGTCGTACCAGCGCCGGGCGGGGCGGGTGTACCGGAAGCGGTCGACGGCCATCGCGTCGGTGATCGTGAAGTTCGTCGAGACGATGAACGGCATCCGGCCGGTGCGCGCGTTCCGCCGGGAGGCCGCCAACGACGCCGACTTCGCGGTGCTGAACCGGCGGCATGAACGGAGCAACGGCGACGCGCTCCTCGAGATGGCCCGCTATGTCGTCGGCTCCCGGATCACCGCCAACACCACGGTCGCGCTGATCGTGCTGTGGGGCGCCCAGCGGGTCGCGGACGACACGCTGGAGCTGGGTGTGCTGGCGGCGGCGGTGCTGTACCTCCGCCGGCTGTACGACCCGATCGACCGGCTCGGCATGTTCCTGAACTCCTACCAGTCGGCGGCGGCCTCGCTGGAGAAGATCGCCGGTCTGCTGGCGCAGACCCCGTCGGTGCCCGAGCCGGCGTCCCCGCGGGAGCTTCCGGAGCGGCGGACCGGGCTCCCGGGCCGCGAGGTGGTCTTCGACGACGTGCGGTTCGCGTACCGCACCGGCGGCGAGGTGCTGCCCCGCTTCGGCCTCACCCTGCCGGCCGGGCAGACCGTCGCGGTCGTCGGGTCGACCGGCGCGGGCAAGTCGACGCTGGCCAAGCTGCTCGCCCGGTTCTACGACCCCACCGACGGCCGGGTGCTGCTCGACGGCCTGGACCTGCGCGACCTCACGGGGCCCGCGCTGCGGCGCGAGGTGGTGATGGTGACGCAGGAGGCGTTCCTGTTCTCCGGGACGGTCGCCGAGAACATCTCGATCGGGAGGCCGGACGCCACCCGTGCGGAGGTCGAGCAGGCGGCGAAGGAGATCGGCGCCCACGACTTCATCGCCGCCCTGCCCGACGGCTACGACACCGACGTACGCAAGCGCGGCGGCCGCATCTCCGCCGGTCAGCGCCAGCTGGTCTCCTTCGCGAGGGCGTTGCTGGCCGACCCGGCGGTGCTCATCCTGGACGAGGCGACCAGTTCCCTGGACATCCCCGGCGAGCGGGCGGTGCAGCGGGCGATGGCGACGGTGCTGAAGGGGCGTACGGCGGTGGTGATCGCCCACCGGCTGTCGACGGTGGAGATCGCCGACCGGGTGCTGGTCATGGAGCACGGGCGGGTCGTGGAGGACGGCAGCCCGGCCGAACTGATCGCGGGCACGGGCAGGTTCGCCGACCTGCACCGGGCCTGGCGGGACAGTCTGGCGTAG